One Punica granatum isolate Tunisia-2019 chromosome 3, ASM765513v2, whole genome shotgun sequence genomic window carries:
- the LOC116198671 gene encoding FCS-Like Zinc finger 6-like, with protein sequence MLLGKRPRPPMRRTASMTGITVDIGPQESSEDGLLHVSGASNPGEHVAASTHDHRNFIPAITTAGNSTTGNRWYDYDQNHLAAPAMVSPRRNPYGTTTEYMETAQFLRICGLCQRQLVPGRDIYMYRGDTAFCSLECREQRMKQDERKEKRTSSTVASVSK encoded by the exons ATGTTGCTCGGGAAGCGCCCTCGCCCTCCGATGAGGAGAACGGCGAGCATGACAGGGATCACCGTGGATATCGGCCCCCAAGAATCGTCTGAGGACGGCCTTCTCCACGTCTCCGGGGCATCTAATCCGGGGGAACACGTTGCAGCGTCGACTCACGATCATCGCAACTTCATCCCAGCCATTACGACTGCGGGTAACAGTACTACTGGGAACCGTTGGTACGACTACGACCAAAACCATTTGGCTGCCCCTGCCATGGTCTCGCCTAGGAGAAACCCCTACGGGACAACGACGGAGTACATGGAGACAGCTCAGTTCTTGCGGATTTGCGGGCTCTGCCAGCGCCAGTTGGTTCCGGGCCGggacatatatatgtacag GGGAGACACAGCATTTTGTAGTCTAGAGTGCAGGGAGCAGCGAATGAAGCAAGacgagagaaaagaaaagcgcACTTCCAGCACAGTTGCTTCAGTTTCCAAATGA